The sequence GAACCGTCCACTTACATAGTCCTCGGTGAGTTTATTCTTGGGATTTGTAAATATAGTTTCCGTAATGTCGAATTCAACCAGCTCGCCAAGATGCATAAATGCAGTGTAATCAGCTATTCTTGCTGCCTGCTGCATATTATGTGTAACTATAACTATTGTGGTGTATTTTTTGAGTTCTATGGATAGCTCCTCAATCTTTGCGGTAGAAACGGGATCGAGTGCGGATGTTGGCTCATCGAAAAGAAGCACCTCTGGGTCAACTGCGATTGCACGGGCAATGCAAAGCCTTTGTTGCTGACCACCGGAAAGCGAATAAGCATTTTCTTTTAATCTGTCTTTAACTTCGTCCCAGAGTGCTGAGGCTTTGAGCGCCCATTCCACTTTTTCATTCAAAACCCTTTTGTCTTTCATTCCCTTAATTCTCAATCCGTAGGCAACATTCTCGTATATAGATTTCGGAAATGGGTTCGGTTTTTGGAAAACCATTCCTACTTTCATTCTTATTAAAATAGGATCAATACTTGTATCAATTATGTTAATTCCTTCGGGATGGAGTAATATTTCACCCCGGTAACCATTACCAGAATAAAGGTCATGCATCCTGTTGAGACAGCGGAGAAAGGTGGTCTTTCCGCAGCCAGAAGCACCTATTAATGCAGTGATTTGATTTATGGCAATTTTAACATTTACATTTTTTAAAGCCTGGACGTCTCCATAGTAGAAATCAAGGTTCTTCACTTCGACTTTAACATTCTTAGGTTCAGTATTAAGCATTATCTCATCTTTTTTGAGCTTATCATCTTCCTCACTTTCCGGCAATGCTCCATTATCCTCTAATAATACTTCTGTGGCCTTGCTTACTACCATTTTATACTCCTCCTTACTCGATAGCGAATGTATATGGCTAGGCTGCTCAAGATTAGGGTTAACATTATGAGAACTAAACCGGCGGCAGCGGCATTTTCGTGAAACCCTTTCTGAGGTCTCGAAACCCAGTTAAACATCTGTATAGGTAATACTGTGAAGGGAGTTTTTATCATTTCAATAAAGGATTCAAAAGAGAAGAATGGGAATTCAGCCTTAACGGGAGAAGGCGGAAGAAAAGCTATAAATGTTAAAGCCCCGATAGTTATCAGAGGCGCTGTCTCTCCTATGGCTCTTGATGCGGCAATTAATACCCCAGTCAAGATTCCACCAATTGAATATGGAATGATATGGTCTCTCACCGTTTCCCATTTTGTAGCACCCACCGAATACGCCGCTTCTCTGACGGATAATGGGATCCTTCTTATAGATTCTCTGGTGGCTACCACTATAATAGGGAGCATCAAAAGGGCTAGTGTAAGTCCCCCTGTAAGTATGCTTGTTCCAAAATCAAACCTATAAACGAAAAGCCCAAGTGCTAGGAGCCCATATATTATCGAGGGAACGGCCGCCAAATTATATATATTTATCTCTATGGCATTTGCTATCCAATTTTTAGTTGCGTATTCCTCTAGGTATACCCCTGCTGGAATTCCCAATAAGACCGACCAGAAAACTGCCCCAAGCATCACGTAAATTGTTCCAACCCATGCCGACAGTATGCCGGCTTTTTCCGGAAATCTCGACGGATATGAAGTAAGAAAATCTGGACTTAACCTACGATAACCATCTAAAAAGAGGTCCAGAATTATGGCAAAAAGAAAAGTCATAAGCAGAAAGACCAGTATAATCCCCAGTATCCTGAATACTAAATCGGAGATTCGCATTTTTTTTATTATTACATCGGGAACTTCTAATATTCCGATTTTTTCTTGCAATTAGTAGACCTCCCTGATTTTTGACTTAAGCCAGAAGGCAATCAAATTAAATATCAACGTTATTACAAATAGAGTAAATCCGACGGCGAATATAGAGAGGTATTCTATTGTACCGTAAGGAAGGTCTCCTAAACTAATCTGGACAATGTAAGCGGTGATTGTTTCTATAGGCTCGAGTGGATTTAAGGTTAAATTGGGATAAATACCGGCGGCTATAGCAACGACCATAGTTTCTCCCAATGCCCTCGATATACCTAAGATAAAACCAGCCATCACTCCAGAGATAGCTGCGGGCAGTACCACTTTGAATGCAGCGTTTAATCTAGAGTCTCCCAGAGCATACGCTGCTTCTCTCAGTTCCTTTGGTACACCTCTCAAAGCATCCTCACCGAGTGAGGCCGTATATGGAAGGACCATAATTCCAATTACTATGCCCGGAGCCAGCGCGTTAAGTCCCTGAAGTCCAGGTAGGATCTTCTGAAGAAGAGGTGTCAGGAATAAAAGCGCAAAGTATCCATAAACAACTGTTGGAATAGCTGCCAGAAACTCCATTATCGGCTTTAAAATTTCTTTTACGGTATCAGAAACATATTCGCTTATGTATATGGCGATTAGCAAGCCTATAGGAACTGATACCAGCGTCGCAATACCTGCGGTAAGAAAAGTCCCCGCGATTAAAGGCAAAACTCCAAACTTTTTGATTGCAAAAACAGGAGTCCATTCAGTTCCTGTTAAAAATTCAAATAAACTGACTTCAGGGTATTGAAAGAACTTGACTGTATCAGTCAAAAGAACGTAAACAATCCCTGCTGTAATAAATATGGTAAAAAAGGAGGCGGTAAACAAAAGTATCGTCACAAGTTTGTCTACCGCCTTTTTATAACTTATCTTGTTCATGTTCGTCCGTAGGGCCTATTTTATTAATGCTTTACCATATCTTCTATCTTTACCCCAACCGTAGAACCACCCGCAAACGTAGTCCCCTTCTTCATACTTTTAAATTTCTGGAGGCCAAGCTTATATGCTTCGTCCGGAAGAGCAACATATCCTACGGAGGTACAGTAATCACTTGCATTACTCAAATATAGCTCAACAAACTCCTTTACCTCCGGTTTTTCCGCTGACTTGGCATTCACATAGATAAAGATTGGCCTCGAAAGCGGCTGATAGCTACCGTTAATAACGTTTTCGGCAGAAGGCAATACGCACTCACCGGTTGTAGGATTCTTAACTTTTATCAGTTTTGCTTTATCTTTGTTTTCAAAATAGTAGGCATAGGGGAAAAAGCACAAAGCATTATCCTGGCTGTTAACAAACTGCACTAGGACGTTATCATCCTCACTTGCGGTAAAGTCCCCTCTGCTAGAATGTTCTTTCCCAACTATCGCCTCAGTATAATAGTCATAAGTTCCGGAGTCAACTCCTGCTCCACACAGCCTTAAATCTTTATCCGGCCACTCAGGTCTTATCTGATTCCACCTGGTAATCTTACCCTGAGCTTCGGGCTCCCAGATCTTCTTGAGCTCTTCAACCGTCATACAATCAACCCAATTGTTATTAAGGTTAACCAGATTTGCGAGGGCATCAAAGCAAACCGGAAGTTCAACGTATTCGATTCCTGCTTGTTGACATGCCTCGATCTCAGAGGTTTTAATGGGTCTTGAGGCATCAGAAATGTCAGTTTCCCCCCTACAGAACTTCTTAAATCCGCCACCTGTTCCGGAAATGCCAACAGTTATATTCACCTCGCCTCTTCTCATATTTTGAAAGTCCTCTGCGGCTCCTTCCGTAACCGGGTATACCGTGCTAGACCCGTCTACTTTTATTTCCTTCGTAGCCGCCCTAGCTACATCAGTTACATCCACTGCAAAAAAAAGTGAAACCATAAAACTTAGACCTAAAAGCAACTTTCTAATCATTTTCCTGACCTCCTTTGAAATTTTTAATAGGCTATAGGCTAAATGTTAAGAGAATGTTAAGAAGATGTTAAAGCCCAGCTAAAATCTTTTAAATTAATCGCTTAATTATTTATTTTTTTTAGGATTATAACAATACTATGCAAAATACTCATAAAAAGCATTTAGATGATTCTATATTTTTACTATAATAGAAATATGAAATCAACGGACTTGGATAAAAATAATGATGCAACAGGTTATGCCAATATTTTATCAGCAATGGGAACCGAGCCACGTCTCAGGATTATGCGGCTACTGCTCTCTGCACATCCAGAGGGCATGGTAGTTGGCGATATACATGCGGAACTGGGAATAGCTAACTCTACACTTTCTCACCACTTAGAGAAGTTAAAAAACGTAGGTCTGGTTACGGTCAGGCGTGACCGACAGTTCCTATGGTATACGGCCAATACTAAAGTATTGCAGGAACTATTAGCTTTTTTGTTTTCTGAGTGTTGTTCCCATAACCGTGCAATCAAACCCGAAACCATAATTTCATCGTGCAAATAATAATAGCTAATGGGCAAAATTTAGGATGTCGTTTAACACAGCAAAAGCATGTGTCGTATACCGGTAGAGGAAGTGATGAAGAAGAAAGTTCTTTTTGTCTGCGTCCATAACAGTGCTAGGAGCCAAATGGCGGAAGCGTTTCTCAAACTATATGGTGGTGAATTCTTCGAAGCTGAAAGTGCTGGCATAGAACCGGGTACTCTCAATCCACTGGTTGTTGAGGCAATGCAAGAAATTGGAATCGATATTTCAAAGAATAAGACCAAAAGCGAACTTGATTTCCTCAAGCAAGATAAAACCTTCCACTATGTTATACCAGTATGCGATGAGACGAGTGCGGAGCGATGTCCTTTATTTCCGGGAGCAGTGCAAAGACTCCACTGGAGTTTTGAAGATCCCTCCATTTTTAAAGGAACGAAGGGAGAAAAAACTGGCAAGGATAAGAGAAATTCGAGATTCCATTAAAGCTAAAGTTCTTCAACTCGTAAAAGACATAACTAATAAAAAAAATGAACCCGGTCAAAACGTGGGCCATTATACGGTTTATGCTCGGCATTGCACAGATGTTTGGAGCCGTATTCTCAGTTCGCTTACTCATCAAAACAGGTTTAAACGAGTATTCCTTAATTGCGGTCGTGGTTACATGCATGCTGACGATCATTAGCGTTGTTTTATTTGGAGGTAGATCAAGGAAGAACGAGATTGGGAATGAAAATATAATAAAAGAATAATCAAATGAAAGCATTATCTGATCTAAGTTATTCAAAACTCCAATTGTATCCTTGAAAACAGCTCGTAAATATTTCTATCAAGCTGCTGATCCTCTGCTATAAGCGATTCGAAGAAGTTCCCTAATCTCGCGTAGGCAAAACCAATATTTACGTTAAGCGGCCTAACTATGGGAAAAGTAAACATCCCACCTACTTCGGTGCCCATGTAGTTAGCTCCTGCTCTTTTTTTAGCAGACCAAAAGCTGCCACTTTCCAGTTCTAATCTAATCAGTCTATGTAAAGGCAAATTTAACTTGACTTGCGCAGTAAGAAGGCCCGCTCCGCTACCCAGTCTTGTGTTTCCAATATCAAGCCCAAAGTCATTGACATCGGAAGGTCCGTTTGCCGTGAATATATGGGTGTAAGCCCAATATCCCTCCGTGCCTACCAAACCTTCAATTGTATTGAAGCGATTATCCATTTTTCCTTCTTCGTCTCCAGTGGCAAAGATAAATAGACCACTCAGAAGTAATGGACCGTAGGGAAGATCAGTAAGGGGAACTACACCCTCGCCTTTGAATGCCACTCCTTGGTGTGAACCCTCCGGTATTGTGAGACCCGAGGGAAGAGAGGTTGGCTGGTCAAACTCACCCACATTTAAAACAAAGAAACCATTTAATCCCACTAAACCTATTTCTGTTCTTCCGCTGACTCCAATCCATGCTTCCTGAAAATCCCCCACGGAAGGTTCATCAATGTCATTTAGAATATAATAAACATGAAGTCCCACCCTTGTGGCTTCATTAAAAAAAGGTGTGGTAAAATCGGCAAGGATTAGGTGAGCATCTTCTCCCAGTTCATTGATTATGTTGAATCCGAGTCCGTCAATGAGTCTTAAATAGCTTAACCTGTAAGTAAAGTCACTAATCTCCCCGGTAAGAGCCACCCCTCCGACATTAAAATCCCAGTCCGCACTGAACTGTGTGTCTCCCAAGTAGTCTGAAGATGGGATAATCCCTGCTACAAACGTAGCTTCTTTAATCGGGGAAGCATAGAAATAAGCGTAACGGAGTCCTCGGTCATCTAACCTATTGAAGGCAATATTATCAAAATCAATTCCCTCTCTCGGATCGCTAATGTCGGGCCCAACTCCTAGTCCGCTTCTATACTCAAGCTGTACATAACCGCCTACGTTCTCTAACGGTCTTATATCAATCCCTAATCGCGCTCTCTGACGTAGGAAATCGTAGTTCTTAGTGTTGCCAAAATTGGTGTTTGCCGGACCAGGAATATTACTTGCGTTGTACATAAGGCGCTGCTGAACCCAGAATCCTACGCGGAGCTTGTCTAGTGAAACTACTCTTTCAGGGAGGTTTTCGTTAAGACCCAGTCCTTCAAAATATAGATGCTCATCAGAAGGCGTTTCAGGAGAAATTTCTGCATCTGTCTCATAACTGGTTTTAATCTCCTTCTCTTCTTCACCCGGTTTTCCCTTCATCTCGCTTAGTTCTCTAGTGAGTTGATTGAGCTTCTCTTTTAGCTCCGTCATCTCTTGCTTTTCTTCAGCACGGTCTTCTATTACTTTCTGAAAATCTTCACTCAGCTTCTCCAGTTTTTTCTCAAATTCCTCCATTTTGCTTTTCTCGGTAGTTTCTTTCTCCGTAATCTCTTCAGCAAAGACTAGGGATAATCCTGCACTGAAAATAATTCCCAAAAAGACGGCAGGAATACAAAGAATAAGGGAACTTTTTCTCATTGAACTTTCCCTCCTAAGCTTTGAATTACAGGTAGCTATAAACTCAAACACACCGGTACGGATTCGTTTTGAAGATGCGATTCTGCTCTTAGGTAACTTGGGGGCTAATTTTTCATAACGGAGCGTAGAGTGATTCCCTAGGAGGTAAGAAGCCCCAGACGTCAAGATTGTTAGCTCCGCACCCCATCGATCTCCTCTACGCTCCGGCATTACGTTTATACTTTCAACAATTTTACTTTCGTGTCATAAAAAGAAACGCTTGCGCCTACGAGGTCGGACAACGTACTTTTCAGGTAAGGATCTATCAACATCGCTGCGTTCGCGTGAACCCCTTTTCCTCTTCGTGAATCACCCTCAATTCTCTTACCATCAATCACTATGTCTTTTGAACCGTAAGACCAGTGTCCCCATCCTAGGCCAAACGTAACCACTCCCGGCCTTATTCCCTGGACCACTTTCAACTTACCAATCATCTTCTTTTCCACGCCGTTTCCTATATCCCATACCCCTTCGGGGTTAGAAGGAGATATTACTAAGACCTCGTCACCATTCTTCAAGCCGAGATTGTCGGCGTCGCGTTTGTTTATGACAATGGCGTTATCGGGCATAAGAGAAAGCAACCAGTAATTGGAAGGCGTTCTGGATTTAGTCATGGATATTTCTCTATGAGTTATGAGATGAAGATTGTATTCATCGAACTTGATTTCGTTACCTTGTGAATCGGTTATGGGATAGTGTTTTGCGATACCGCTAAATTTTTTGCCGGTTATACTATTTTTGGTTGTTGCCGCTTTTTCCGAGTAGAGGTTTACGAGGGTACCGTATTTGTTCTTGACCAGATCACCTTCGTAGCCATCTTCATAGTTCTGGTATCTACCGCCGCGATTTAGTACATAAACAACCCGACGCCAGGTTTTCTCATCATCGCCTACCGCTTTTTTCCATCTTTTAGCGTCATAAATGGTATCTGGCAAGTGTCTTCTTGTTTTTTCAAACATTTCTAACTCTTGCCCATCAGCTTCAGCTACTGGTTTTCCGTCGAAACCGACATTCGCCACCATTTTAAGGTACAAGTCTTCTTCTCTTTTAAAATCCATACCGTTTCCGAAACCATTCTCACCAAAACCCGGCAAGCCCATCTTTTCAGCGATTGCCAGAATAGTAGCCTCAAGCGAAATTGGCATTTTCTGGCCAAAGACCTCAACCGTTTCGGTAATGGGTGGAATCACCGGCTGGCGGACAGGCTGTATTTTGTGAGCGAACCCAGGATGTGAACCTTGGAACTCCCACCGCTCTAGGTATGTTAGGTCGGGGAAAATGTAATCGGAGTAGAGGGAGGTCTCGCCTATAGTTATATCTATAGTGATAAATAGAGGAAGCTTATTTACGTCCATCAGAACCTCTATAAGCCTGTTTCCCCCCGGTAATGCGTAAACTGGGCTTCCCATGTACAAAAACATGGCTTTTACCGGATACGGATACTCATCCCGTATCGAAGGTATTATTTCTTGATATATGTCGGACGCGAGGGGGAAAAATGGTCTTTTTGCAGGATAATCATTATAAAGAGTAGTTTCCTCGTACTTAACGTCATGTCGTATTATGCTGATGCCCGATGTGGTTAGTTTGCCCGGGTGTAACTTTTCAATGTTGAAAGGGAATCCCTCTTTTTCACCAAGGTGATTCCACTTGCTAGCGGTTATGTAACCTCCTTTCCAGTCATAGTTTCCTATCATCAGGTTTAAAGAGTTCCATGCCAGACAATTATAAAAACCGTTCGTGTGTTGTGAGACACCTCTATGTATGTCAGCTACCGCTTTTTTGCCGTGACTGGTGAATTCGTTTGCCAACTCTAGAATGTCCTGTGGTTTTGACCCGCAGATTTCTGCCCATTCCTCTAATGTGTGTTCCTTTGACGATTCGAAGAATAATTGAAATGCACTTTTCACACGAATTCCGTTTATTTCGCTTTCCATTAAAAGATCCC comes from Thermodesulfobacteriota bacterium and encodes:
- a CDS encoding molybdopterin-dependent oxidoreductase; this translates as MITKKEGAENGTVTGRRKFLKTTALLGGTAALSTVVSGCDQIRSGALDNPETIEAYPLNEPENILYSSCLMCNTGCGIKVKILDDVAVKVDGNPLAPHALYPHINYESSLTEVANIDGAICPKGQAGLMNVYDPYRIRKVLKRAGKRGENRWITIPFDQAVQEVVEGGYLFQNVPGEEKRYVSGLKEIWALRDQQTSKNIDEELKKLKKVIKKVRKGELPESALEEEISNFKKVNKEYLDILIDPDHPDLGPKNNQLAFVWGRVKDGRGDFIKRFMGSFGSLNAHGHTTVCQGSLYFTGKAMSEQWDYDEKSKEVKWTGGKKFYWQADTGNAEFIIFVGASPFEGNYGPPGRTPRIVNNVVDGKMKIAVVDPRFSKTASKAWKWIPIQPGMESALALAMARWIIENGKYDQKYLENANKAAAKADGEPTWCNATWLVKINEKGEPDKFLRANEIGLSEPIKRQTKDGVTFDYELFVAMKDGKPIPVNPYDEENAVEGDLLMESEINGIRVKSAFQLFFESSKEHTLEEWAEICGSKPQDILELANEFTSHGKKAVADIHRGVSQHTNGFYNCLAWNSLNLMIGNYDWKGGYITASKWNHLGEKEGFPFNIEKLHPGKLTTSGISIIRHDVKYEETTLYNDYPAKRPFFPLASDIYQEIIPSIRDEYPYPVKAMFLYMGSPVYALPGGNRLIEVLMDVNKLPLFITIDITIGETSLYSDYIFPDLTYLERWEFQGSHPGFAHKIQPVRQPVIPPITETVEVFGQKMPISLEATILAIAEKMGLPGFGENGFGNGMDFKREEDLYLKMVANVGFDGKPVAEADGQELEMFEKTRRHLPDTIYDAKRWKKAVGDDEKTWRRVVYVLNRGGRYQNYEDGYEGDLVKNKYGTLVNLYSEKAATTKNSITGKKFSGIAKHYPITDSQGNEIKFDEYNLHLITHREISMTKSRTPSNYWLLSLMPDNAIVINKRDADNLGLKNGDEVLVISPSNPEGVWDIGNGVEKKMIGKLKVVQGIRPGVVTFGLGWGHWSYGSKDIVIDGKRIEGDSRRGKGVHANAAMLIDPYLKSTLSDLVGASVSFYDTKVKLLKV
- a CDS encoding metalloregulator ArsR/SmtB family transcription factor — translated: MKSTDLDKNNDATGYANILSAMGTEPRLRIMRLLLSAHPEGMVVGDIHAELGIANSTLSHHLEKLKNVGLVTVRRDRQFLWYTANTKVLQELLAFLFSECCSHNRAIKPETIISSCK
- a CDS encoding arsenate reductase ArsC, with product MKKKVLFVCVHNSARSQMAEAFLKLYGGEFFEAESAGIEPGTLNPLVVEAMQEIGIDISKNKTKSELDFLKQDKTFHYVIPVCDETSAERCPLFPGAVQRLHWSFEDPSIFKGTKGEKTGKDKRNSRFH
- a CDS encoding PstS family phosphate ABC transporter substrate-binding protein — translated: MVSLFFAVDVTDVARAATKEIKVDGSSTVYPVTEGAAEDFQNMRRGEVNITVGISGTGGGFKKFCRGETDISDASRPIKTSEIEACQQAGIEYVELPVCFDALANLVNLNNNWVDCMTVEELKKIWEPEAQGKITRWNQIRPEWPDKDLRLCGAGVDSGTYDYYTEAIVGKEHSSRGDFTASEDDNVLVQFVNSQDNALCFFPYAYYFENKDKAKLIKVKNPTTGECVLPSAENVINGSYQPLSRPIFIYVNAKSAEKPEVKEFVELYLSNASDYCTSVGYVALPDEAYKLGLQKFKSMKKGTTFAGGSTVGVKIEDMVKH
- the pstB gene encoding phosphate ABC transporter ATP-binding protein PstB, translated to MLNTEPKNVKVEVKNLDFYYGDVQALKNVNVKIAINQITALIGASGCGKTTFLRCLNRMHDLYSGNGYRGEILLHPEGINIIDTSIDPILIRMKVGMVFQKPNPFPKSIYENVAYGLRIKGMKDKRVLNEKVEWALKASALWDEVKDRLKENAYSLSGGQQQRLCIARAIAVDPEVLLFDEPTSALDPVSTAKIEELSIELKKYTTIVIVTHNMQQAARIADYTAFMHLGELVEFDITETIFTNPKNKLTEDYVSGRFG
- the pstA gene encoding phosphate ABC transporter permease PstA, whose amino-acid sequence is MRISDLVFRILGIILVFLLMTFLFAIILDLFLDGYRRLSPDFLTSYPSRFPEKAGILSAWVGTIYVMLGAVFWSVLLGIPAGVYLEEYATKNWIANAIEINIYNLAAVPSIIYGLLALGLFVYRFDFGTSILTGGLTLALLMLPIIVVATRESIRRIPLSVREAAYSVGATKWETVRDHIIPYSIGGILTGVLIAASRAIGETAPLITIGALTFIAFLPPSPVKAEFPFFSFESFIEMIKTPFTVLPIQMFNWVSRPQKGFHENAAAAGLVLIMLTLILSSLAIYIRYRVRRSIKW
- the pstC gene encoding phosphate ABC transporter permease subunit PstC, which encodes MNKISYKKAVDKLVTILLFTASFFTIFITAGIVYVLLTDTVKFFQYPEVSLFEFLTGTEWTPVFAIKKFGVLPLIAGTFLTAGIATLVSVPIGLLIAIYISEYVSDTVKEILKPIMEFLAAIPTVVYGYFALLFLTPLLQKILPGLQGLNALAPGIVIGIMVLPYTASLGEDALRGVPKELREAAYALGDSRLNAAFKVVLPAAISGVMAGFILGISRALGETMVVAIAAGIYPNLTLNPLEPIETITAYIVQISLGDLPYGTIEYLSIFAVGFTLFVITLIFNLIAFWLKSKIREVY